TGCTGGTGGAGTTCACCGCGGACTGGTGCCCGCCGTGCCGGCAGATCGCGCCGGTGCTGAGCGCCGTGGCCGCCGAGGAGGGCGACCGGCTCAAGGTGGTGCAACTGGACGTGGACACGAACCCGCAGACCACGAACGCGTACGGGGTGCTGTCGATGCCCACGCTCATGGTGTTCCGCGACGGGCAGCCCGTGAAGTCGATGGTGGGCGCCCGCGCCAAGCGGCGGCTGCTCGAAGAACTGGCGGACGTCCTCTGACGGAGACGGAATAGAGAAATCCCCCATCGGCAATTGCCGACGGGGGATTTCTCTGCGTATATTGAATGATTCGTGACTTGCATAAAGCAGATCACAAAGAAGTTCACTGTTCGCAGTATATCCGGCCGGGAGCGGAATTGTCAAACAGGGCCTCGCACGCAGACACAACCAATGGATTGCCGGACGATGAATTGCGCCGCGAGCAGGAATTCGTCGACGGCCTGTACGCGCGCGTCGACGCGTTGCGCGGCGGCACCGAGGCCTCGGTGACCGACGCCCTCGCACAGGGCAGCACCCCCATGCAGGCCCGCCTCGAACGGGACGTCCTCGTCGCCGAACGCTCCGGCCTGCTCGCCGCGCTGAACGCGGTGGACGGCTCACTCTGCTTCGGCCGCATCGATCTTTCCGACACCGACACCGACACCGACAC
This sequence is a window from Streptomyces ortus. Protein-coding genes within it:
- the trxA gene encoding thioredoxin, producing MIKAVGVAEVTDDSFEAEVIRAELPVLVEFTADWCPPCRQIAPVLSAVAAEEGDRLKVVQLDVDTNPQTTNAYGVLSMPTLMVFRDGQPVKSMVGARAKRRLLEELADVL